The DNA window ATAAATTTGAACTGACTGTTGAAATTCCGGCAAATAACACCGCCACGATACATATGCCGGATAAATTCAAAGGCGATACCGAAATAATAGAAGTCTCTTCCGGTACCTATCGTTTTTCTGTAAAAAAAGCTTATTAGAGCGTCTTTTTGTTATAATTTAAAAGAACTATGTATGATTTAATATGTATTTTTATGATATTATTACTAATCGACAGATTGTTATCAACAATATGATAAAAATGATAAAGATATCCTGATAAAAAATGTATTTTTGTCCTGTTTGTTTTTAATTTAAATTATTAAAAAAGTATATGGAATTATTATCTAAAAGATTAGCCAGTCTTTCCGAATCGCAAACCATGGCCATGAACCAAAAAAGCCAGGATTTGCAGGCGCAAGGTATTGATGTGGTGAACCTGAGTGTAGGTGAACCTGATTTCTTTACTCCCGATCACATAAAACAGGCTGCCAAAGAAGCGGTAGACCAGAATTATTCGTTTTATTCTCCCGGCGATGGTTACATGGACCTGAGAAAGGCAGCAGCGGCTAAATTTAAGAATGAAAATAATTTAGATTATACTCCCCAGCAGATCATTGTTTCCAACGGAGCCAAACATTCGCTGGCCAATGCCATCATGGCGGTGGTGGATGATGGCGATGAAGTCATTGTTCCTGCTCCATATTGGGTTACTTACGTAGAGCTGGTAAAATTAGCCGGCGGAAAGAATGTAGTGATCCAGGCCACAATTGAAAACGATTATAAGGTAACGCCTGCCGAACTGGAAGCAGCCATTACCCCTAAAACCAAAGCATTTATCCTTTGTTCGCCTTCGAATCCTACCGGTAGTGTATACACCAAAGAGGAATTGAAAGCGATCGCAGGTATCATTGCTAAACATCCCCGCATTATGATCATTGCCGATGAAATATACGAGCATATCAATTTTGTCGGGAAACACGAAAGCATTGCCCAATTTGACAATGTTAAAGACCGTACCATTATCATCAACGGCGTATCCAAATGCTATGCCATGACCGGATACAGGATCGGTTTTATGGCTGCTCCGTTATGGGTGGCTAAAGCATGCTCGAAACTGCAGAGTCAGTTTACTTCCGGACCTTCATCCATTGCACAGCGCGCTGCGGTAAAAGCATTGACTGAACAAACTTCCTTTACCGAGGATATGAAAGGCGTGTTTAAACGTCGTCGTGACCTGGTACTGCAAGGCTTATCTGAAATTCCGGGACTGAAATATAACATCCCGCAGGGGGCGTTTTATGTATTCCCTGATGTAAGTTATTATTTTGGAAAGAGTGATGGCGAAACCACAATTAAAGATTGCTCGGATATCAGCCTGTACCTGTTAGGTAAAGCCTATGTGGCTACCGTTCCCGGAGACGCATTCGGCGAACCAAAGTGTATCCGTTTATCTTATGCCACATCCGACGAAAAATTGAAAAAGGCAATGGCATCCATGAAAGAAGCCTTTGCGAAGTTGAAATAAAAGATCAACGAACACGGGTAGATAGCTTTCAGGTGTTTATCCGTGTTTTCTTTTTATGAACATAAACAAAACTATTATTGTTATACTGATATACGTTGGCAAATTATCACCAACCACTAATCACTGAAATGAGCGACCGATATATGCAGCGGGGTGTTTCAGCTGCGAAAGAAGATGTACACCAGGCCATAAAAAATATAGATAAAGGATTATATCCGAAAGCTTTTTGTAAAGTATTACCCGATATTCTTGGCGGCGATCCGGAATATTGTAATATCATGCATGCTGATGGTGCAGGTACCAAATCATCATTGGCATATATGTACTGGTGTGAAACCGGTGACTTATCCGTATGGAAAGGAATTGCACAGGATGCACTTGTCATGAATACCGATGACCTGCTTTGCGTAGGGGCAGTCGATAATATATTGGTTTCCTCAACCATCGGGCGTAACAAACATTTGATTCCCGGGGAAGTAATTGCTGCCATTATCAATGGAACCGAAGAACTCGCTGAACAGTTGCGCAGCTTCGGAATGCAGATTCACTTATCCGGAGGCGAAACGGCTGATGTCGGTGACCTTGTACGTACTATTATTGTAGATTCGACGGTTACCTGCCGTATGAAACGAAGCGAGGTCATTACCAATGAAAACATTATGGCCGGGGATGTCATCGTCGGGTTGTCGTCTTCAGGGCAGGCCACATACGAAACGGCTTATAACGGCGGGATGGGC is part of the Bacteroidales bacterium genome and encodes:
- a CDS encoding pyridoxal phosphate-dependent aminotransferase yields the protein MELLSKRLASLSESQTMAMNQKSQDLQAQGIDVVNLSVGEPDFFTPDHIKQAAKEAVDQNYSFYSPGDGYMDLRKAAAAKFKNENNLDYTPQQIIVSNGAKHSLANAIMAVVDDGDEVIVPAPYWVTYVELVKLAGGKNVVIQATIENDYKVTPAELEAAITPKTKAFILCSPSNPTGSVYTKEELKAIAGIIAKHPRIMIIADEIYEHINFVGKHESIAQFDNVKDRTIIINGVSKCYAMTGYRIGFMAAPLWVAKACSKLQSQFTSGPSSIAQRAAVKALTEQTSFTEDMKGVFKRRRDLVLQGLSEIPGLKYNIPQGAFYVFPDVSYYFGKSDGETTIKDCSDISLYLLGKAYVATVPGDAFGEPKCIRLSYATSDEKLKKAMASMKEAFAKLK
- a CDS encoding phosphoribosylformylglycinamidine cyclo-ligase, translating into MSDRYMQRGVSAAKEDVHQAIKNIDKGLYPKAFCKVLPDILGGDPEYCNIMHADGAGTKSSLAYMYWCETGDLSVWKGIAQDALVMNTDDLLCVGAVDNILVSSTIGRNKHLIPGEVIAAIINGTEELAEQLRSFGMQIHLSGGETADVGDLVRTIIVDSTVTCRMKRSEVITNENIMAGDVIVGLSSSGQATYETAYNGGMGSNGLTSARHDVFAKYLAARYPESYDHAMDNGLIYAGTYRLTDAIKGLDVDAGKLVLSPTRTYIPVARKILQEMRPVIHGMVHCSGGAQTKILHFVDQLHIIKDNLFDIPPLFRIIQEQSGTSWREMYQVFNMGHRLEIYLPQEYAGQIIQVAGSFGIEAKVVGRCEASDQKKLTIKTENGEFEYR